Proteins found in one Poecilia reticulata strain Guanapo linkage group LG15, Guppy_female_1.0+MT, whole genome shotgun sequence genomic segment:
- the aftphb gene encoding uncharacterized protein aftphb isoform X1, with translation MEPDVMPPPSYSPPPLDDDGDDGVGSEEDEFGDFSIGGVCSHADFTESATHQPDGHLAEQTQCTPSEETGSCNPESSLHYSNGQAGEDLQPRAQGSSVEDTGFADFAMFTEQAGHPWCCGFTEQWDGKMDERQLVSGQEVVMESEPRSQYACKANGGICVEGEHCEKRDAALVQPPQDHSQPQGDEGNVCLGSAEERQNIVGKTPEPASDRVSSHDDWSSEEPNVSSLTSQHGQSDWDQTDDEVEDCGYSDTVISRTVENLGPSELKINTPHCDATQETSATSCPEKRTYFTNANALRHREPAETADTGVESLGTLPPSDSFADFCSAPTQDDEEGPTWADFTNQSGPTEGISSTQRSEPVDGQDGVTRMNNCQDSLSCHVQRLLQSSFPEVCVPAVEGEEDLPNLSALLHNQQPPETEEENPELSRSLRIQQLMFSPPEDMHCSLGLQFKWGGSHSNTTLLRCLGVDTRNIVFIGTKKQAVTVPAYASSLGMLDPTKDPSPAVCSPGRTAVAATSGPPETQKPSTRSAQELPSNQPDWSCRGLSSSQEVCSSFNLDYFGSEDESRPIGSSRASSPPPGVDRELYELIISKLETDNKTSQTEDTLNRLMSAAESTSISARKPSAQEELSGEAGRMISELPDLSFMQAKVLMFPVFLAPEAHSSPKLL, from the exons ATGGAGCCTGACGTAATGCCCCCACCTTCTTACTCTCCCCCTCCGCTGGATGATGACGGTGATGACGGGGTGGGGTCAGAGGAGGATGAGTTTGGGGATTTCTCTATAGGGGGCGTTTGCTCCCATGCCGACTTCACAGAGTCAGCAACTCATCAGCCGGATGGTCACCTGGCTGAACAAACGCAATGCACTCCATCTGAGGAAACTGGGAGCTGTAATCCTGAATCTTCTTTGCACTACTCAAATGGACAGGCTGGAGAAGACCTTCAGCCCAGGGCCCAGGGCTCTTCTGTGGAGGACACAGGGTTTGCTGATTTCGCTATGTTCACAGAGCAGGCAGGTCACCCCTGGTGTTGTGGCTTCACGGAGCAGTGGGATGGCAAAATGGATGAACGCCAACTTGTTTCCGGACAGGAGGTTGTCATGGAGTCTGAGCCTAGATCCCAGTATGCCTGCAAGGCAAATGGAGGTATCTGCGTTGAGGGCGAGCACTGTGAGAAAAGAGATGCAGCACTTGTGCAACCACCTCAGGACCACAGTCAGCCTCAGGGAGACgaaggaaatgtttgtttgggaTCAGCTGAGGAAAGGCAAAACATTGTTGGGAAAACTCCAGAGCCTGCTTCCGACAGGGTGTCCTCTCATGACGACTGGTCGTCAGAGGAACCAAATGTTTCATCCCTTACATCTCAGCATGGCCAGTCTGATTGGGACCAGACTGATGATGAGGTGGAAGACTGTGGATATTCTGACACTGTCATCAGCCGCACTGTGGAGAACCTCGGCCCATCTGAGTTGAAGATCAATACGCCTCACTGTGATGCCACTCAGGAAACCTCGGCTACCTCCTGCCCAGAGAAACGTACATACTTCACCAACGCTAATGCCTTGCGTCACAGGGAACCTGCTGAGACAGCTGACACGGGAGTAGAGAGTCTGGGAACCCTACCACCCAGTGACAGCTTTGCCGATTTCTGCTCGGCACCCACGCAGGACGATGAAGAGGGACCAACGTGGGCGGACTTCACAAACCAAAGTGGACCGACGGAGGGAATATCGTCGACACAGCGCAGTGAGCCGGTTGATGGACAAGATGGAGTAACAAGAATGAACAACTGTCAG GATTCCCTGTCCTGCCATGTCCAGCGGCTCCTCCAGTCCAGCTTCCCAGAGGTCTGTGTCCCAGCTGTGGAAGGTGAGGAGGACCTGCCCAACCTCAGTGCTTTACTTCACAACCAGCAGCCTCcagagacggaggaggagaaCCCAGAACTCAGCCGTTCTCTGAG GATTCAGCAGCTGATGTTCAGCCCACCTGAGGACATGCACTGCTCACTTGGTCTCCAGTTTAAGTGGGGAGGTTCTCACAGTAACACAACACTGCTCAGGTGCCTTGGTGTGGACACTAGGAACATT GTTTTTATTGGCACGAAGAAGCAGGCGGTGACTGTGCCAGCGTATGCCTCTTCCCTG GGAATGCTGGACCCCACCAAAGACCCTTCGCCGGCTGTGTGCTCTCCAGGACGCACGGCCGTCGCGGCAACCTCAGGGCCCCCGGAAACGCAGAAACCCTCAACTCGTTCGGCGCAG GAGCTTCCTTCAAACCAGCCGGACTGGAGCTGTAGAGGCCTTAGCAGCTCCCAGGAGG TCTGTTCCTCATTCAACCTTGATTATTTTGGGTCTGAGGATGAGAGCAGACCCATTGGCAGCAGCCGAGCCAGCAGTCCTCCTCCAG GTGTCGACCGTGAGCTGTATGAATTAATCATAAGCAAACTGGAAACTGACAATAAAACCAGTCAGACAGAAGACACCCTGAACCGCCTGATGTCCGCAGCAGAGAGCACGAGCATTTCCGCCAG GAAGCCTTCAGCCCAAGAAGAGCTGAGCGGAGAAGCTGGCAGAATGATTTCTGAACTTCCTGACTTGTCTTTCATGCAGGCCAAAGTTCTGATGTTCCCCGTTTTTCTCGCACCCGAAGCTCACAGTTCCCCAAAACTACTCTAG
- the aftphb gene encoding aftiphilin isoform X2, whose amino-acid sequence MEPDVMPPPSYSPPPLDDDGDDGVGSEEDEFGDFSIGGVCSHADFTESATHQPDGHLAEQTQCTPSEETGSCNPESSLHYSNGQAGEDLQPRAQGSSVEDTGFADFAMFTEQAGHPWCCGFTEQWDGKMDERQLVSGQEVVMESEPRSQYACKANGGICVEGEHCEKRDAALVQPPQDHSQPQGDEGNVCLGSAEERQNIVGKTPEPASDRVSSHDDWSSEEPNVSSLTSQHGQSDWDQTDDEVEDCGYSDTVISRTVENLGPSELKINTPHCDATQETSATSCPEKRTYFTNANALRHREPAETADTGVESLGTLPPSDSFADFCSAPTQDDEEGPTWADFTNQSGPTEGISSTQRSEPVDGQDGVTRMNNCQRLLQSSFPEVCVPAVEGEEDLPNLSALLHNQQPPETEEENPELSRSLRIQQLMFSPPEDMHCSLGLQFKWGGSHSNTTLLRCLGVDTRNIVFIGTKKQAVTVPAYASSLGMLDPTKDPSPAVCSPGRTAVAATSGPPETQKPSTRSAQELPSNQPDWSCRGLSSSQEVCSSFNLDYFGSEDESRPIGSSRASSPPPGVDRELYELIISKLETDNKTSQTEDTLNRLMSAAESTSISARKPSAQEELSGEAGRMISELPDLSFMQAKVLMFPVFLAPEAHSSPKLL is encoded by the exons ATGGAGCCTGACGTAATGCCCCCACCTTCTTACTCTCCCCCTCCGCTGGATGATGACGGTGATGACGGGGTGGGGTCAGAGGAGGATGAGTTTGGGGATTTCTCTATAGGGGGCGTTTGCTCCCATGCCGACTTCACAGAGTCAGCAACTCATCAGCCGGATGGTCACCTGGCTGAACAAACGCAATGCACTCCATCTGAGGAAACTGGGAGCTGTAATCCTGAATCTTCTTTGCACTACTCAAATGGACAGGCTGGAGAAGACCTTCAGCCCAGGGCCCAGGGCTCTTCTGTGGAGGACACAGGGTTTGCTGATTTCGCTATGTTCACAGAGCAGGCAGGTCACCCCTGGTGTTGTGGCTTCACGGAGCAGTGGGATGGCAAAATGGATGAACGCCAACTTGTTTCCGGACAGGAGGTTGTCATGGAGTCTGAGCCTAGATCCCAGTATGCCTGCAAGGCAAATGGAGGTATCTGCGTTGAGGGCGAGCACTGTGAGAAAAGAGATGCAGCACTTGTGCAACCACCTCAGGACCACAGTCAGCCTCAGGGAGACgaaggaaatgtttgtttgggaTCAGCTGAGGAAAGGCAAAACATTGTTGGGAAAACTCCAGAGCCTGCTTCCGACAGGGTGTCCTCTCATGACGACTGGTCGTCAGAGGAACCAAATGTTTCATCCCTTACATCTCAGCATGGCCAGTCTGATTGGGACCAGACTGATGATGAGGTGGAAGACTGTGGATATTCTGACACTGTCATCAGCCGCACTGTGGAGAACCTCGGCCCATCTGAGTTGAAGATCAATACGCCTCACTGTGATGCCACTCAGGAAACCTCGGCTACCTCCTGCCCAGAGAAACGTACATACTTCACCAACGCTAATGCCTTGCGTCACAGGGAACCTGCTGAGACAGCTGACACGGGAGTAGAGAGTCTGGGAACCCTACCACCCAGTGACAGCTTTGCCGATTTCTGCTCGGCACCCACGCAGGACGATGAAGAGGGACCAACGTGGGCGGACTTCACAAACCAAAGTGGACCGACGGAGGGAATATCGTCGACACAGCGCAGTGAGCCGGTTGATGGACAAGATGGAGTAACAAGAATGAACAACTGTCAG CGGCTCCTCCAGTCCAGCTTCCCAGAGGTCTGTGTCCCAGCTGTGGAAGGTGAGGAGGACCTGCCCAACCTCAGTGCTTTACTTCACAACCAGCAGCCTCcagagacggaggaggagaaCCCAGAACTCAGCCGTTCTCTGAG GATTCAGCAGCTGATGTTCAGCCCACCTGAGGACATGCACTGCTCACTTGGTCTCCAGTTTAAGTGGGGAGGTTCTCACAGTAACACAACACTGCTCAGGTGCCTTGGTGTGGACACTAGGAACATT GTTTTTATTGGCACGAAGAAGCAGGCGGTGACTGTGCCAGCGTATGCCTCTTCCCTG GGAATGCTGGACCCCACCAAAGACCCTTCGCCGGCTGTGTGCTCTCCAGGACGCACGGCCGTCGCGGCAACCTCAGGGCCCCCGGAAACGCAGAAACCCTCAACTCGTTCGGCGCAG GAGCTTCCTTCAAACCAGCCGGACTGGAGCTGTAGAGGCCTTAGCAGCTCCCAGGAGG TCTGTTCCTCATTCAACCTTGATTATTTTGGGTCTGAGGATGAGAGCAGACCCATTGGCAGCAGCCGAGCCAGCAGTCCTCCTCCAG GTGTCGACCGTGAGCTGTATGAATTAATCATAAGCAAACTGGAAACTGACAATAAAACCAGTCAGACAGAAGACACCCTGAACCGCCTGATGTCCGCAGCAGAGAGCACGAGCATTTCCGCCAG GAAGCCTTCAGCCCAAGAAGAGCTGAGCGGAGAAGCTGGCAGAATGATTTCTGAACTTCCTGACTTGTCTTTCATGCAGGCCAAAGTTCTGATGTTCCCCGTTTTTCTCGCACCCGAAGCTCACAGTTCCCCAAAACTACTCTAG
- the aftphb gene encoding uncharacterized protein aftphb isoform X3, whose protein sequence is MEPDVMPPPSYSPPPLDDDGDDGVGSEEDEFGDFSIGGVCSHADFTESATHQPDGHLAEQTQCTPSEETGSCNPESSLHYSNGQAGEDLQPRAQGSSVEDTGFADFAMFTEQAGHPWCCGFTEQWDGKMDERQLVSGQEVVMESEPRSQYACKANGGICVEGEHCEKRDAALVQPPQDHSQPQGDEGNVCLGSAEERQNIVGKTPEPASDRVSSHDDWSSEEPNVSSLTSQHGQSDWDQTDDEVEDCGYSDTVISRTVENLGPSELKINTPHCDATQETSATSCPEKRTYFTNANALRHREPAETADTGVESLGTLPPSDSFADFCSAPTQDDEEGPTWADFTNQSGPTEGISSTQRSEPVDGQDGVTRMNNCQDSLSCHVQRLLQSSFPEVCVPAVEGEEDLPNLSALLHNQQPPETEEENPELSRSLRIQQLMFSPPEDMHCSLGLQFKWGGSHSNTTLLRCLGVDTRNIVFIGTKKQAVTVPAYASSLGMLDPTKDPSPAVCSPGRTAVAATSGPPETQKPSTRSAQELPSNQPDWSCRGLSSSQEGVDRELYELIISKLETDNKTSQTEDTLNRLMSAAESTSISARKPSAQEELSGEAGRMISELPDLSFMQAKVLMFPVFLAPEAHSSPKLL, encoded by the exons ATGGAGCCTGACGTAATGCCCCCACCTTCTTACTCTCCCCCTCCGCTGGATGATGACGGTGATGACGGGGTGGGGTCAGAGGAGGATGAGTTTGGGGATTTCTCTATAGGGGGCGTTTGCTCCCATGCCGACTTCACAGAGTCAGCAACTCATCAGCCGGATGGTCACCTGGCTGAACAAACGCAATGCACTCCATCTGAGGAAACTGGGAGCTGTAATCCTGAATCTTCTTTGCACTACTCAAATGGACAGGCTGGAGAAGACCTTCAGCCCAGGGCCCAGGGCTCTTCTGTGGAGGACACAGGGTTTGCTGATTTCGCTATGTTCACAGAGCAGGCAGGTCACCCCTGGTGTTGTGGCTTCACGGAGCAGTGGGATGGCAAAATGGATGAACGCCAACTTGTTTCCGGACAGGAGGTTGTCATGGAGTCTGAGCCTAGATCCCAGTATGCCTGCAAGGCAAATGGAGGTATCTGCGTTGAGGGCGAGCACTGTGAGAAAAGAGATGCAGCACTTGTGCAACCACCTCAGGACCACAGTCAGCCTCAGGGAGACgaaggaaatgtttgtttgggaTCAGCTGAGGAAAGGCAAAACATTGTTGGGAAAACTCCAGAGCCTGCTTCCGACAGGGTGTCCTCTCATGACGACTGGTCGTCAGAGGAACCAAATGTTTCATCCCTTACATCTCAGCATGGCCAGTCTGATTGGGACCAGACTGATGATGAGGTGGAAGACTGTGGATATTCTGACACTGTCATCAGCCGCACTGTGGAGAACCTCGGCCCATCTGAGTTGAAGATCAATACGCCTCACTGTGATGCCACTCAGGAAACCTCGGCTACCTCCTGCCCAGAGAAACGTACATACTTCACCAACGCTAATGCCTTGCGTCACAGGGAACCTGCTGAGACAGCTGACACGGGAGTAGAGAGTCTGGGAACCCTACCACCCAGTGACAGCTTTGCCGATTTCTGCTCGGCACCCACGCAGGACGATGAAGAGGGACCAACGTGGGCGGACTTCACAAACCAAAGTGGACCGACGGAGGGAATATCGTCGACACAGCGCAGTGAGCCGGTTGATGGACAAGATGGAGTAACAAGAATGAACAACTGTCAG GATTCCCTGTCCTGCCATGTCCAGCGGCTCCTCCAGTCCAGCTTCCCAGAGGTCTGTGTCCCAGCTGTGGAAGGTGAGGAGGACCTGCCCAACCTCAGTGCTTTACTTCACAACCAGCAGCCTCcagagacggaggaggagaaCCCAGAACTCAGCCGTTCTCTGAG GATTCAGCAGCTGATGTTCAGCCCACCTGAGGACATGCACTGCTCACTTGGTCTCCAGTTTAAGTGGGGAGGTTCTCACAGTAACACAACACTGCTCAGGTGCCTTGGTGTGGACACTAGGAACATT GTTTTTATTGGCACGAAGAAGCAGGCGGTGACTGTGCCAGCGTATGCCTCTTCCCTG GGAATGCTGGACCCCACCAAAGACCCTTCGCCGGCTGTGTGCTCTCCAGGACGCACGGCCGTCGCGGCAACCTCAGGGCCCCCGGAAACGCAGAAACCCTCAACTCGTTCGGCGCAG GAGCTTCCTTCAAACCAGCCGGACTGGAGCTGTAGAGGCCTTAGCAGCTCCCAGGAGG GTGTCGACCGTGAGCTGTATGAATTAATCATAAGCAAACTGGAAACTGACAATAAAACCAGTCAGACAGAAGACACCCTGAACCGCCTGATGTCCGCAGCAGAGAGCACGAGCATTTCCGCCAG GAAGCCTTCAGCCCAAGAAGAGCTGAGCGGAGAAGCTGGCAGAATGATTTCTGAACTTCCTGACTTGTCTTTCATGCAGGCCAAAGTTCTGATGTTCCCCGTTTTTCTCGCACCCGAAGCTCACAGTTCCCCAAAACTACTCTAG